TGTCCGGTGAGGTAACCACCAAAACCTTGCGCTTGCAGCAGGATGAAATCGGCGATGAAGGCCAGCACTGCCGCAGCACGCACCGGCCAGGAGCAGCAAAGGCCCCGATCCAGCAAGACACCACTCAGCAGACGGGCAGCCGTTCCGATCAGGGCGGCAGCCGCCAAGCCCTGACCAACCTGAGTCGCCGTGAAGCTGGCCTGGTGGAACACGATGGGCGTCATGTAGATGACGCCGCCTGCTCCCAGCGAAGCCAGGAGCCTGATTGAAGCCACTTCCTGCAAAGGTGCGGGAAACTGGTTCCACCAATGAACTGGCCTAGGCCTTGCGAAGACGCTCAACAGGACAACGGTTTGCCGTAGGACTGGTGTGCAGTCTGATGCTCGGTGCCCTGTCACCGCGACCTGCTCGTACAGCCTCCGAGTTGGTTGTTCGTCTTGATGGGATGGATCTGCCCTTATCGATCAACGATCTGGGGGGATGGCTGCGTGGTGAAGAACGCGGCTCCTCGGAGCTGAGTGTGTGGCTGAATTTGCTCGAGCAAGAAAGCCGTCAGGGAGTGATTGATCTGCTCAAGGCTCCACTGATCAATGACCGCAGCATGGCCCGGCAGATTCTTAACAGCTGGGCAGGCCGGCGTTTGCTTGATCAGGTCAGTGATCTGGTGATGGTTGACGACGATGCGACAGGCCAAACCGTTCAGGTGACACTCGAGTCACTCCTCGACCAGCGCGCACAGGTCACGACTCTCGATCTGCTTGAGGCACTGCCAGCGAAGCGTGTCCACCTCGATCTCGATGCCCTGCTCCCAGTTGCCAGCAGCTGGCGGCGTCAGTTGCAACGGCAGCAGGCTCTGGTCAAAACCCTCAACCAACTCCCGGTGTCGTCGATTACTCAGAGGACGGATCCCGCTGATCAGTCTGAGAGTGCTTCTGATCGCAAGCTTCAGCGATTGACCTTGCCAGTGGAGCATCGGGCTCAGCCGCTGCAGATTCAGCTCTGGCGCCCGCTGACTGCAGACGGTCGCGAGCGCAGTCATTGGCTCGTGTTGATGCCAGGCCTGGGGGGCAGCCCTGATCATTTCCGCTGGCTGGGACGGGCCCTCAGTCGGCAGGGATGGCCGGTTCTTGTGCTTGAACATCCAGGCAGTGATGCGCTTGCCGTGCAGGCCCTTTTGGAGGGGCGGCTTCCGCCGCCAGGTGCTGAGGTGTTGCCCGATCGCCTGAGAGATCTGGATGCGGTGCTGGCTGCACATCAGAGAGGCTTTTTCAATCTTTCTGGCACCCGACTGG
This genomic window from Synechococcus sp. MIT S9220 contains:
- a CDS encoding alpha/beta hydrolase, giving the protein MLGALSPRPARTASELVVRLDGMDLPLSINDLGGWLRGEERGSSELSVWLNLLEQESRQGVIDLLKAPLINDRSMARQILNSWAGRRLLDQVSDLVMVDDDATGQTVQVTLESLLDQRAQVTTLDLLEALPAKRVHLDLDALLPVASSWRRQLQRQQALVKTLNQLPVSSITQRTDPADQSESASDRKLQRLTLPVEHRAQPLQIQLWRPLTADGRERSHWLVLMPGLGGSPDHFRWLGRALSRQGWPVLVLEHPGSDALAVQALLEGRLPPPGAEVLPDRLRDLDAVLAAHQRGFFNLSGTRLVLGGHSLGALTALLAAGAGPEPGLARRCGQDLDALPISNLSRLLQCQIEEVPLPAVRPPKQLAAVVGLNSFGSLLWPQKIPLPGEVAVFLSGGTLDLITPPLSEQLGLLRSLPANPATRAVLVEGASHFSPVRVEGQSGGGQGEDVFQLGEELVGVQPLRVQAQLEREIVRFLLDLELGRVSGTVQGGVEHLQVGDLHVHRLNQSGAERFLD